The proteins below are encoded in one region of Mycobacteriales bacterium:
- the rph gene encoding ribonuclease PH: MTRPDGRKPDELRPVTITRHWQKHAEGSALVEFGDTKVLCAASVTEGVPRWRKGSGLGWVTAEYSMLPRATHTRSDRESVRGKIGGRTHEISRLIGRSLRAAVDLRALGENTIAIDCDVLQADGGTRTASITGAYVALADAVSYLRARKSLARPEPLITSVAAVSVGVIEGEPRLDLPYLEDVAADTDMNVVCTGAGDFVEVQGTAEGVPFDRATLDQLLDLAVAGCAQLADIQKAALAS; encoded by the coding sequence GTGACGCGACCGGACGGACGGAAGCCCGACGAGCTGCGGCCGGTGACCATCACCCGGCACTGGCAGAAGCACGCCGAGGGATCGGCGCTGGTGGAGTTCGGGGACACCAAGGTGCTCTGCGCTGCCAGCGTGACCGAGGGCGTGCCGCGCTGGCGCAAGGGCAGCGGCCTCGGCTGGGTGACGGCGGAGTACTCGATGCTGCCCCGGGCCACCCACACCCGCTCCGACCGCGAGTCGGTCCGCGGCAAGATCGGCGGCCGGACGCACGAGATCAGCCGGCTCATCGGCCGGTCTCTGCGGGCCGCGGTGGACCTGCGCGCGCTCGGCGAGAACACGATCGCGATCGACTGCGACGTGCTGCAGGCCGACGGCGGGACCCGGACGGCCTCGATCACCGGGGCGTACGTGGCGCTGGCCGACGCGGTCTCCTACCTGCGGGCCCGCAAGTCGCTGGCCCGGCCCGAGCCGCTGATCACCTCGGTCGCGGCGGTGAGCGTCGGGGTGATCGAGGGCGAGCCCCGCCTCGACCTGCCGTATCTGGAGGACGTCGCCGCGGACACCGACATGAACGTGGTCTGCACCGGCGCCGGCGACTTCGTCGAGGTCCAGGGCACCGCGGAGGGCGTGCCGTTCGACCGGGCCACCCTCGACCAGCTGCTCGACCTCGCGGTCGCCGGCTGCGCGCAGCTGGCCGACATCCAGAAGGCCGCCCTCGCGTCGTGA